A part of Podarcis muralis chromosome 15, rPodMur119.hap1.1, whole genome shotgun sequence genomic DNA contains:
- the PHLDB1 gene encoding pleckstrin homology-like domain family B member 1 isoform X6: protein METCNRNVASPAGRVQARLQNSLLDLTETGKGLKVQTEKPHLVSLGSGRLSTAITLLPLEEGKTMLGSAAGDIVLQGAGVAPKHCFIENTHGTLTLHPCGNPCAIDGLAVTRPTRLSQGCMICLGQSTFLRFNHPAEAKWMKSMIPSVGRSPAPQHGLTAEAQSLLNGNQDTAKASRHSHSALVSSIERDLQDIMDSLVLEEEGSTPRQLPSSRGNAPSPDSSVVNGRGGRYLLSPPQSPGAMSVGSSYENTSPPFSPLSSPASSSSCASHSPGTQDQGPTLPPVVPVRSSSFNHTMLTPHGGASLDLPSSTGGPNPARGPGSPRTARRATQESPRSPTPSRRARPSGENPRPGPRSSPPPALPAGLSESLPGSPRVQPPTSPRLAPKFQSPSTPRTKATALQERPPSPFREARDTPAGTSRQGLGKGFLPAEPAGFVPLSQSSRALQPPESPRLSRRPLESMRELPPLSPALSRRAVSPAPHGGPPVQAKAGEAPCGWRREPIEDLMSASFSCLRGRSPSPTLLAREPGQRKPSYATGLSPAYSLGSLTSASPRQSPRLHRKLSGGLELTPGPLRERKHSISELSGDEGELREYHRWQRQERLREQEMERLERQRLETILSLCAEYTHSDGDPGQEHNTFPSAAAEGAGQPGRRPSKGSISLGRAKEQLVGTLGLRERESLERSDEDHLKEESSSTESAGQEHEEPPSTKASQEAALLEEERTRVLASVDQLKSRAKELEQQLQETAREAEMERALLQGEREAELIQLQQEQKAVQQLQERMSGLDAAIHRDKEAEALETETKLFEDLEFQHLEKESRLEEEREMLSQQLLHSKAESHRSVARRKERLAALESQANQIRLQAAQEADRLGKEKATTLQMLQKEKETLLALERRYRVLTGGSGFPKASTALREETLPFSELGEAADSASPFCAATASSAQLYPGRTEEYVRLSDVFPFCGCGPDASATPAVPSPAPPLSYEYVTTDQLAVILGSVRSAVGLAHSPSPPAADSAATALPAALLCSSSCPQREPWWAESAVRLPLFAQDLPAGFEAEAGPPAACLSSSSPPPPPLPAKAHSSPDPRQVYRSKMDGGSSSLAWPKGGSSSSQLNVATLGRSPSPKNALSPQNGTGSLPRNLASTLQDIESKRQLALQQKGQQVIEEQRRRLADLKQKAAAEAQSQWEALHGQPLPPSPYSPLIHHSILHHHPPGGLGLRANEDGERAYDTLSLESSDSLDTNLSTSGNSACSPDNVSSASGADAGKIEEMEKMLKEAHAEKSRLMESREQEMELRRQALEDERRRREQLERRLQDETARRQKLIEKEVKMREKQFAQARPLTRYLPIRKEDFDLRSHIESSGHSVDTCSHVILSEKMCKGYLVKMGGKIKSWKKRWFVFDRLRRTLSYYADKHETKLKGLIYFQAIEEVYYDHLRSAAKKGFFSLSLASHLADFLPAPFSGESPNPALTFCVKTHDRLYYMVAPSAEAMRIWMDVIVTGAEGYTQFLN from the exons atggagaccTGTAACCGCAATGTGGCCAGCCCAGCTGGTCGAGTGCAGGCACGTCTACAG AACAGTCTTCTAGACCTGACCGAGACAGGCAAAGGCCTGAAAGTGCAGACTGAAAAGCCACATCTGGTGAGCCTGGGCAGCGGGCGTCTCAGCACTGCCATCACTCTCCTGCCTCTGGAAGAAG GCAAAACCATGCTGGGCTCAGCCGCCGGGGACATTGTGCTGCAGGGGGCTGGCGTGGCACCCAAGCACTGCTTCATCGAGAACACGCACGGGACTCTCACTCTGCACCCCTGTGGCAACCCGTGTGCCATAGATGGCTTGGCAGTCACACGCCCCACACGCCTTTCTCAAG GGTGTATGATCTGCCTGGGCCAGTCGACCTTCCTTCGGTTCAACCACCCGGCTGAGGCGAAGTGGATGAAAAGCATGATTCCCAGCGTGGGGCGAAGCCCTGCACCCCAGCATGGGCTCACAGCAG AGGCCCAGAGCCTTCTGAACGGCAACCAAGATACGGCGAAGGCTTCCCGGCACAGCCACAGTGCCCTGGTCAGCTCCATCGAGCGGGACTTGCAGGACATCATGGACtccctggtgctggaggaggaaggcagcACTCCCAGGCAGCTCCCCAGCAGCCGCGGCAACGCTCCGTCACCAGACTCCTCCGTCGTGAATGGCAGGGGTGGGCGCTACCTGCTGTCGCCTCCCCAGAGCCCTGGCGCCATGTCTGTGGGATCCAGCTACGAAAACACCTCCCCgcccttctctcccctctcctctcccgcaagcagcagcagctgcgccAGCCACTCGCCTGGCACCCAGGACCAGGGCCCTACCCTGCCTCCGGTGGTGCCCGTTCGCTCCTCTAGTTTCAACCACACCATGCTGACTCCTCACGGCGGGGCCAGCCTGGACCTGCCGAGCAGCACCGGAGGCCCGAACCCAGCCCGGGGGCCGGGGAGCCCACGGACAGCTCGGAGGGCCACACAGGAGAGTCCCCGGAGCCCCACACCCAGCCGCAGGGCCCGGCCCTCGGGGGAGAACCCCCGCCCGGGCCCACGCAGCTCCCCTCCACCTGCATTGCCCGCCGGCCTGAGCGAGAGCCTGCCGGGCAGCCCTCGGGTACAGCCACCCACCAGCCCACGCCTGGCCCCCAAATTCCAGTCGCCCTCCACCCCACGGACCAAGGCCACGGCTCTGCAGGAGAGGCCTCCCAGCCCTTTCCGGGAAGCGCGGGACACGCCTGCTGGCACCTCCCGCCAAGGGCTGGGGAAAGGCTTCCTGCCAGCTGAGCCTGCCGGGTTTGTGCCTCTCAGCCAGTCGAGCCGGGCCCTGCAGCCCCCTGAGAGCCCCCGACTCAGCCGGCGGCCTCTGGAGAGCATGCGGGAGCTGCCTCCTCTCAGCCCCGCCTTGTCCCGCCGGGCAGTGTCGCCAGCCCCTCACGGCGGCCCCCCAGTGCAGGCCAAGGCCGGCGAGGCCCCCTGTGGCTGGCGGAGGGAGCCCATTGAGGACCTTATGTCTGCCTCTTTCTCCTGCCTGCGGGGACGCAGCCCCTCGCCcaccctgctggccagggagccTGGCCAACGCAAGCCCAGCTACGCAACCGGCCTGAGCCCCGCCTACAGCCTGGGCTCCCTGACCTCGGCCTCGCCGCGCCAGAGCCCCCGCCTGCACCGGAAGTTGTCTGGGGGGCTGGAGCTGACGCCGGGGCCCCTGCGGGAGCGCAAGCACAGCATCTCGGAGCTCAGCGGCGACGAGGGGGAGCTGAGGGAATACCATCGCTGGCAGCGCCAGGAGCGGCTCCGGGAACAGGAGATGGAGCGGCTG GAGCGGCAGCGGTTGGAGACCATCCTGAGCCTGTGTGCCGAGTACACTCACAGCGATGGCGATCCGGGCCAGGAGCACAACACTTTCCCCAGCGCTGCTGCCGAGGGCGCTGGCCAGCCGGGAAGGAGGCCCTCCAAGGGCTCCATCAGTCTTGGACGAGCGAAGGAGCAGCTGGTGGGAACCCTGGGCCTGCGGGAGAGGGAGAGCTTGGAGCGCTCGGATGAGGACCACCTGAAAGAGGAAAGCAGCAGCACGGAGAGTGCCGGCCAGGAG CACGAAGAGCCACCCAGCACCAAAGCCAGCCAGGAGGCGGCCCTGCTGGAGGAGGAGCGCACCCGTGTCCTGGCCAGCGTCGATCAGCTGAAGAGCCGAGCTAAggagctggagcagcagctgcaggaaaCAGCCCGGGAG GCGGAGATGGAGCGGGCCCTCCTGCAAGGCGAGCGGGAGGCCGAGCTGATccagctgcagcaggagcagAAGGCAGTGCAGCAGTTGCAGGAGCGCATGTCTGGTCTGGACGCCGCCATCCACCGGGACAAG GAAGCGGAGGCCCTGGAGACGGAGACGAAGCTGTTTGAGGACCTGGAGTTCCAGCACCTGGAGAAGGAGAGCCGCCTGGAGGAGGAACGCGAGATGCTCAGCCAGCAGCTCCTGCACAGCAAAGCCGAGAGCCACCGCAGCGTGGCACGGAGGAAG GAACGCTTGGCAGCGCTGGAGAGTCAAGCCAACCAgatcaggctgcaggctgctcagGAGGCTGACCGGCTGGGCAAGGAGAAAGCCACCACCTTGCAGATGCTGCAGAAG GAGAAGGAGACCCTCCTTGCGCTAGAGAGACGGTACCGGGTGCTGACTGGTGGCTCCGGCTTCCCCAAGGCCTCTACAGCTCTGCGAGAG GAGACGCTTCCTTTCTCTGAGCTGGGGGAGGCGGCTGACTCTGCAAGCCCCTTCTGTGCAGCTACTGCTTCCTCCGCCCAGCTCTACCCAGGGAGGACAGAG GAGTACGTGAGACTTTCTGACGTTTTCCCATTTTGCGGCTGTGGGCCAGATGCTAGCGCCACACCTGCCGTCCCCTCACCTGCACccccactgtcctatgag TACGTGACAACTGACCAACTGGCAGTGATTCTGGGCAGCGTCAGGTCGGCTGTAGGGCTTGCCCACTCCCCCAGCCCCCCTGCGGCAGACTCCGCTGCTACTGCCCTGCCGGCGGCGCTGCTCTGCTCCTCCAGCTGCCCCCAG AGAGAGCCGTGGTGGGCAGAGAGCGCAGTGCGGCTGCCACTTTTCGCCCAGGACCTCCCAGCTGGCTTTGAGGCTGAAGCAGGCCCCCCTGCTGcttgtctctcctcctcctcccctcctcctcctcctctgcctgctaAAGCTCACTCATCTCCAGACCCGCGACAG GTCTATCGCTCCAAGATGGACGGTGGCTCCAGCAGCTTGGCTTGGCCCAAAGGGGGCAGCTCCTCCTCGCAGCTCAACGTGGCCACTCTGGGACGCAGCCCCTCACCCAAG AACGCCCTGTCCCCACAAAACGGCACCGGCAGCCTCCCTCGGAATCTGGCCAGCACCCTGCAGGATATCGAGAGCAAGCGCCAACTGGCCCTTCAGCAAAAGG GCCAGCAGGTGATTGAGGAGCAGCGGAGGCGCTTGGCCGACCTGAAGCAGAAAGCGGCAGCCGAGGCTCAGTCCCAGTGGGAGGCCCTGCATGGGCAGCCCCTTCCCCCTTCTCCGTACTCCCCCCTCATCCACCACTCCATCCTCCATCACCACCCACCGGGGGGCCTGGGCCTGCGCGCCAACGAAGACGGGGAGCGTGCCTACGACACCCTCAGCCTGGAGAGCTCCGACAGCCTCGACACCAACCTGTCCACGAGCGGCAACTCCGCCTGCTCCCCGGACAACGTCTCCAG CGCCAGCGGGGCAGATGCAGGGAAGATCGAGGAGATGGAGAAGATGCTGAAGGAGGCCCACGCGGAGAAGTCGCGCCTGATGGAATCGCGG GAGCAAGAGATGGAGCTGCGGCGCCAGGCCCTGGAGGACGAGCGGCGGAGGCGGGAGCAGCTGGAGCGGCGTCTGCAGGATGAGACGGCGCGGCGGCAGAAGCTCATCGAGAAGGAGGTCAAGATGCGAGAAAAGCAGTTTGCCCAG GCCCGCCCCCTGACGCGCTACCTGCCCATCCGCAAAGAGGACTTCGACCTGCGTTCGCACATTGAATCATCTGGCCACAGCGTGGACACCTGCAGCCACGTCATCCTCTCCGAGAAGATGTGCAAAGGCTACCTGGTCAAGATGGGGGGTAAAATCAAGTCCTGGAAGAAGCGATGGTTCGTTTTTGACCGCCTGCGGCGCACTCTCTCCTACTACGCAG ACAAGCATGAGACGAAGCTCAAGGGCCTCATCTACTTCCAGGCTATTGAGGAGGTTTATTATGATCACTTGCGCAGCGCAGCCAAG aaGGGATTCTTCTCTCTCAGCCTGGCCAGT CACCTAGCCGactttctccctgcccccttcaGTGGAGAG AGCCCCAACCCGGCCCTCACCTTCTGCGTCAAGACTCACGACCGCCTCTACTACATGGTGGCCCCATCGGCCGAGGCCATGCGCATCTGGATGGATGTCATCGTGACAGGAGCCGAGGGCTACACGCAGTTCCTGAACTGA
- the PHLDB1 gene encoding pleckstrin homology-like domain family B member 1 isoform X8 — METCNRNVASPAGRVQARLQNSLLDLTETGKGLKVQTEKPHLVSLGSGRLSTAITLLPLEEGKTMLGSAAGDIVLQGAGVAPKHCFIENTHGTLTLHPCGNPCAIDGLAVTRPTRLSQGCMICLGQSTFLRFNHPAEAKWMKSMIPSVGRSPAPQHGLTAEAQSLLNGNQDTAKASRHSHSALVSSIERDLQDIMDSLVLEEEGSTPRQLPSSRGNAPSPDSSVVNGRGGRYLLSPPQSPGAMSVGSSYENTSPPFSPLSSPASSSSCASHSPGTQDQGPTLPPVVPVRSSSFNHTMLTPHGGASLDLPSSTGGPNPARGPGSPRTARRATQESPRSPTPSRRARPSGENPRPGPRSSPPPALPAGLSESLPGSPRVQPPTSPRLAPKFQSPSTPRTKATALQERPPSPFREARDTPAGTSRQGLGKGFLPAEPAGFVPLSQSSRALQPPESPRLSRRPLESMRELPPLSPALSRRAVSPAPHGGPPVQAKAGEAPCGWRREPIEDLMSASFSCLRGRSPSPTLLAREPGQRKPSYATGLSPAYSLGSLTSASPRQSPRLHRKLSGGLELTPGPLRERKHSISELSGDEGELREYHRWQRQERLREQEMERLERQRLETILSLCAEYTHSDGDPGQEHNTFPSAAAEGAGQPGRRPSKGSISLGRAKEQLVGTLGLRERESLERSDEDHLKEESSSTESAGQEHEEPPSTKASQEAALLEEERTRVLASVDQLKSRAKELEQQLQETAREAEMERALLQGEREAELIQLQQEQKAVQQLQERMSGLDAAIHRDKERAKVDAERKELERLRALYSELKRQLDNCPESMREQLQDQMQREAEALETETKLFEDLEFQHLEKESRLEEEREMLSQQLLHSKAESHRSVARRKERLAALESQANQIRLQAAQEADRLGKEKATTLQMLQKEKETLLALERRYRVLTGGSGFPKASTALREYVTTDQLAVILGSVRSAVGLAHSPSPPAADSAATALPAALLCSSSCPQREPWWAESAVRLPLFAQDLPAGFEAEAGPPAACLSSSSPPPPPLPAKAHSSPDPRQVYRSKMDGGSSSLAWPKGGSSSSQLNVATLGRSPSPKNALSPQNGTGSLPRNLASTLQDIESKRQLALQQKGQQVIEEQRRRLADLKQKAAAEAQSQWEALHGQPLPPSPYSPLIHHSILHHHPPGGLGLRANEDGERAYDTLSLESSDSLDTNLSTSGNSACSPDNVSSASGADAGKIEEMEKMLKEAHAEKSRLMESREQEMELRRQALEDERRRREQLERRLQDETARRQKLIEKEVKMREKQFAQARPLTRYLPIRKEDFDLRSHIESSGHSVDTCSHVILSEKMCKGYLVKMGGKIKSWKKRWFVFDRLRRTLSYYADKHETKLKGLIYFQAIEEVYYDHLRSAAKKGFFSLSLASHLADFLPAPFSGESPNPALTFCVKTHDRLYYMVAPSAEAMRIWMDVIVTGAEGYTQFLN, encoded by the exons atggagaccTGTAACCGCAATGTGGCCAGCCCAGCTGGTCGAGTGCAGGCACGTCTACAG AACAGTCTTCTAGACCTGACCGAGACAGGCAAAGGCCTGAAAGTGCAGACTGAAAAGCCACATCTGGTGAGCCTGGGCAGCGGGCGTCTCAGCACTGCCATCACTCTCCTGCCTCTGGAAGAAG GCAAAACCATGCTGGGCTCAGCCGCCGGGGACATTGTGCTGCAGGGGGCTGGCGTGGCACCCAAGCACTGCTTCATCGAGAACACGCACGGGACTCTCACTCTGCACCCCTGTGGCAACCCGTGTGCCATAGATGGCTTGGCAGTCACACGCCCCACACGCCTTTCTCAAG GGTGTATGATCTGCCTGGGCCAGTCGACCTTCCTTCGGTTCAACCACCCGGCTGAGGCGAAGTGGATGAAAAGCATGATTCCCAGCGTGGGGCGAAGCCCTGCACCCCAGCATGGGCTCACAGCAG AGGCCCAGAGCCTTCTGAACGGCAACCAAGATACGGCGAAGGCTTCCCGGCACAGCCACAGTGCCCTGGTCAGCTCCATCGAGCGGGACTTGCAGGACATCATGGACtccctggtgctggaggaggaaggcagcACTCCCAGGCAGCTCCCCAGCAGCCGCGGCAACGCTCCGTCACCAGACTCCTCCGTCGTGAATGGCAGGGGTGGGCGCTACCTGCTGTCGCCTCCCCAGAGCCCTGGCGCCATGTCTGTGGGATCCAGCTACGAAAACACCTCCCCgcccttctctcccctctcctctcccgcaagcagcagcagctgcgccAGCCACTCGCCTGGCACCCAGGACCAGGGCCCTACCCTGCCTCCGGTGGTGCCCGTTCGCTCCTCTAGTTTCAACCACACCATGCTGACTCCTCACGGCGGGGCCAGCCTGGACCTGCCGAGCAGCACCGGAGGCCCGAACCCAGCCCGGGGGCCGGGGAGCCCACGGACAGCTCGGAGGGCCACACAGGAGAGTCCCCGGAGCCCCACACCCAGCCGCAGGGCCCGGCCCTCGGGGGAGAACCCCCGCCCGGGCCCACGCAGCTCCCCTCCACCTGCATTGCCCGCCGGCCTGAGCGAGAGCCTGCCGGGCAGCCCTCGGGTACAGCCACCCACCAGCCCACGCCTGGCCCCCAAATTCCAGTCGCCCTCCACCCCACGGACCAAGGCCACGGCTCTGCAGGAGAGGCCTCCCAGCCCTTTCCGGGAAGCGCGGGACACGCCTGCTGGCACCTCCCGCCAAGGGCTGGGGAAAGGCTTCCTGCCAGCTGAGCCTGCCGGGTTTGTGCCTCTCAGCCAGTCGAGCCGGGCCCTGCAGCCCCCTGAGAGCCCCCGACTCAGCCGGCGGCCTCTGGAGAGCATGCGGGAGCTGCCTCCTCTCAGCCCCGCCTTGTCCCGCCGGGCAGTGTCGCCAGCCCCTCACGGCGGCCCCCCAGTGCAGGCCAAGGCCGGCGAGGCCCCCTGTGGCTGGCGGAGGGAGCCCATTGAGGACCTTATGTCTGCCTCTTTCTCCTGCCTGCGGGGACGCAGCCCCTCGCCcaccctgctggccagggagccTGGCCAACGCAAGCCCAGCTACGCAACCGGCCTGAGCCCCGCCTACAGCCTGGGCTCCCTGACCTCGGCCTCGCCGCGCCAGAGCCCCCGCCTGCACCGGAAGTTGTCTGGGGGGCTGGAGCTGACGCCGGGGCCCCTGCGGGAGCGCAAGCACAGCATCTCGGAGCTCAGCGGCGACGAGGGGGAGCTGAGGGAATACCATCGCTGGCAGCGCCAGGAGCGGCTCCGGGAACAGGAGATGGAGCGGCTG GAGCGGCAGCGGTTGGAGACCATCCTGAGCCTGTGTGCCGAGTACACTCACAGCGATGGCGATCCGGGCCAGGAGCACAACACTTTCCCCAGCGCTGCTGCCGAGGGCGCTGGCCAGCCGGGAAGGAGGCCCTCCAAGGGCTCCATCAGTCTTGGACGAGCGAAGGAGCAGCTGGTGGGAACCCTGGGCCTGCGGGAGAGGGAGAGCTTGGAGCGCTCGGATGAGGACCACCTGAAAGAGGAAAGCAGCAGCACGGAGAGTGCCGGCCAGGAG CACGAAGAGCCACCCAGCACCAAAGCCAGCCAGGAGGCGGCCCTGCTGGAGGAGGAGCGCACCCGTGTCCTGGCCAGCGTCGATCAGCTGAAGAGCCGAGCTAAggagctggagcagcagctgcaggaaaCAGCCCGGGAG GCGGAGATGGAGCGGGCCCTCCTGCAAGGCGAGCGGGAGGCCGAGCTGATccagctgcagcaggagcagAAGGCAGTGCAGCAGTTGCAGGAGCGCATGTCTGGTCTGGACGCCGCCATCCACCGGGACAAG GAGAGGGCAAAGGTTGATGCTGAAAGGAAGGAACTTGAGCGACTGCGGGCACTATACTCTGAGCTCAAGCGCCAGCTTGATAACTGCCCTGAGTCAATGAGGGAGCAGTTGCAGGACCAGATGCAAAGG GAAGCGGAGGCCCTGGAGACGGAGACGAAGCTGTTTGAGGACCTGGAGTTCCAGCACCTGGAGAAGGAGAGCCGCCTGGAGGAGGAACGCGAGATGCTCAGCCAGCAGCTCCTGCACAGCAAAGCCGAGAGCCACCGCAGCGTGGCACGGAGGAAG GAACGCTTGGCAGCGCTGGAGAGTCAAGCCAACCAgatcaggctgcaggctgctcagGAGGCTGACCGGCTGGGCAAGGAGAAAGCCACCACCTTGCAGATGCTGCAGAAG GAGAAGGAGACCCTCCTTGCGCTAGAGAGACGGTACCGGGTGCTGACTGGTGGCTCCGGCTTCCCCAAGGCCTCTACAGCTCTGCGAGAG TACGTGACAACTGACCAACTGGCAGTGATTCTGGGCAGCGTCAGGTCGGCTGTAGGGCTTGCCCACTCCCCCAGCCCCCCTGCGGCAGACTCCGCTGCTACTGCCCTGCCGGCGGCGCTGCTCTGCTCCTCCAGCTGCCCCCAG AGAGAGCCGTGGTGGGCAGAGAGCGCAGTGCGGCTGCCACTTTTCGCCCAGGACCTCCCAGCTGGCTTTGAGGCTGAAGCAGGCCCCCCTGCTGcttgtctctcctcctcctcccctcctcctcctcctctgcctgctaAAGCTCACTCATCTCCAGACCCGCGACAG GTCTATCGCTCCAAGATGGACGGTGGCTCCAGCAGCTTGGCTTGGCCCAAAGGGGGCAGCTCCTCCTCGCAGCTCAACGTGGCCACTCTGGGACGCAGCCCCTCACCCAAG AACGCCCTGTCCCCACAAAACGGCACCGGCAGCCTCCCTCGGAATCTGGCCAGCACCCTGCAGGATATCGAGAGCAAGCGCCAACTGGCCCTTCAGCAAAAGG GCCAGCAGGTGATTGAGGAGCAGCGGAGGCGCTTGGCCGACCTGAAGCAGAAAGCGGCAGCCGAGGCTCAGTCCCAGTGGGAGGCCCTGCATGGGCAGCCCCTTCCCCCTTCTCCGTACTCCCCCCTCATCCACCACTCCATCCTCCATCACCACCCACCGGGGGGCCTGGGCCTGCGCGCCAACGAAGACGGGGAGCGTGCCTACGACACCCTCAGCCTGGAGAGCTCCGACAGCCTCGACACCAACCTGTCCACGAGCGGCAACTCCGCCTGCTCCCCGGACAACGTCTCCAG CGCCAGCGGGGCAGATGCAGGGAAGATCGAGGAGATGGAGAAGATGCTGAAGGAGGCCCACGCGGAGAAGTCGCGCCTGATGGAATCGCGG GAGCAAGAGATGGAGCTGCGGCGCCAGGCCCTGGAGGACGAGCGGCGGAGGCGGGAGCAGCTGGAGCGGCGTCTGCAGGATGAGACGGCGCGGCGGCAGAAGCTCATCGAGAAGGAGGTCAAGATGCGAGAAAAGCAGTTTGCCCAG GCCCGCCCCCTGACGCGCTACCTGCCCATCCGCAAAGAGGACTTCGACCTGCGTTCGCACATTGAATCATCTGGCCACAGCGTGGACACCTGCAGCCACGTCATCCTCTCCGAGAAGATGTGCAAAGGCTACCTGGTCAAGATGGGGGGTAAAATCAAGTCCTGGAAGAAGCGATGGTTCGTTTTTGACCGCCTGCGGCGCACTCTCTCCTACTACGCAG ACAAGCATGAGACGAAGCTCAAGGGCCTCATCTACTTCCAGGCTATTGAGGAGGTTTATTATGATCACTTGCGCAGCGCAGCCAAG aaGGGATTCTTCTCTCTCAGCCTGGCCAGT CACCTAGCCGactttctccctgcccccttcaGTGGAGAG AGCCCCAACCCGGCCCTCACCTTCTGCGTCAAGACTCACGACCGCCTCTACTACATGGTGGCCCCATCGGCCGAGGCCATGCGCATCTGGATGGATGTCATCGTGACAGGAGCCGAGGGCTACACGCAGTTCCTGAACTGA